Within Anopheles nili chromosome 3, idAnoNiliSN_F5_01, whole genome shotgun sequence, the genomic segment CCATGATAAGACGCACAAATTTCCGGTTCTCTTTATTTCGGGCGTCTCGTTGCGTTTTGCGAAATCGAAAGTCACCCATCGTGCGTTGAATAATCGTAAGGAACGTGCAGACCGTCGGTTGTTTGGTTGCGAACGGGAAGATGAGCTGTAGCTTTGAAGGCGGCGGGAATTAAATGCCATCCAGCGCGGAAAAAAGGCTTTATCGTTTTACGAACTGGAGCTGGGTTTTCTTATGCAAATTCATAAAACCATCGTCTAATTTGAAGATGACTTTCGTGGCGAgacttgttttgtttcattcagcCAACTGATTGGATTAATGGTACTCCCGGGCATTGTGATGCAGAAGGTGCCAGATTTACGGTTACCGAATGATCGGAGTCGCCGGGAAAAACGCCAAAATGAAAGTGACCAAATCAAAGCAGGGCACTTTTCCCTGTCACTTTCCAgtaattttccctcccgagcATGATTCGCGCATAAATTTGTCCCCGAAAAGCCGAGAGTTGAACGAACCTTCCCAGGGCGGACAGGGCGCAATTATTGTTCAATAGCAGTTTGTTAGCGTTTGCATTCATCAGACCGTCCGCTATCGGATGCATCCGCCAATGGTAGCCAGTGTCTGTAGTATCGGAAAACAATGCCAACGGTTCGTAATTGAACCGATCTTTCCCACCAGGAACGCAGCCCTGCCGACTAGAAACGCAGCACTGCCGGCGATGGAATTTCTTTCGCATCGTTGCGCAAAACCACGATCAAGGTGAGAAACAATTAAACGATGATGCTGCGAAATTACACCATTCGGTCGCTCGCAAACTTTCCACGTGACGGGGTGCGGATTTTGCTTCGAGTTTTCTCGCCCAAGATAGGTGCATCGTCAAGATCGTCGACAaaaccgggggggggggggggtgatggaaaattatcaaacagaaaataatattatttattgctgGGAACGCCGGGAAAGcaccgtttttccaccaaacgttCATACATTGCGTCAGCGATGCGGGAGAAAAGACAAAAGCGTTCCCAACACGCATGTGCCGTCCACTTATGGAGCGGAGAAAAGCAGTTTTCCCTCGCATCGAGCCCGCCATCGAATCTTCTCTCCCAAGCGCGATGTGTTGTAATGTGTAAtgtgctgtttgtttattaGTTTGCCTACCATTGTCGATGGATGGTACTGCATCCCTAGCTATGCTTGGTGTGGTTATGTTTCTCGCGATTTGAACCGTTCTTGATGCGTTCCGCGAGTGGCTAATGACGGGATTCGATCGCTAGTATGTGCGGGAATAGTAGGCTAAgctgtgtgttgtttttgcagAGATGCTGCCGTTGCCGAGCAACCACAAACAATGGGCTCTGTTTGAGTTGCAGCTGAAGCCCTCGGAGCATCATCACTTTCCAATGCACCCCGGAGTCGTCTTATGCGTACGATCGCATTTCAAAATCTCCCCGTTATTGATGGGTTTGTTCAGAGCAACCTCTTGATTGCCGTGCAGCACATGCGTAGAAGCAGCAGCGTCTCGTTTTGTACGCATTTTGTTGACCAAGATGAATCAACTTTATGCGCCCATAATTGGCTAAACATGGCTTATGTTGAATgggtattttaaaaaaataacataggCCGGTTGAAGATTCTAAAATGCATCttcattgttgtttgtttgtgtgatcACAACTACAACAGCATTGGTATGAATTGCCTGCGAATTTATCCAAACCCTGCTGGCTGAAGACTGATACAAAGAAATGTTTCTCAATTATCTCCCGCATCGAGTTATTTTCGCTTGAAGCACTCGCTAAATGAACTCGGCGGCAACATGTCCTAAATAAAGGGTTTAGCTTCATCCTCTAACGCACCGCTGGATGCAGCTCCAAAGATCGATGTACGCTCACGGGCTAATTAATCATGCTAATTAAATATGATTCAACCTCTTCTTTGCAACAATTCATTTCCCTCGACCTCGACGGTTTCTCGGATGTATGCAGGTAACCTTTCATTGTCTAAGCCTTCTCTCTTCCCAGCAAAATCCTCCGACCCTCGGTGCGCTTCTTGAACGCCAACAGGCGCCATTCAACCAGTTCAGTGACCAACCCCCGGTGCGATCGGAACggcatttcatttttccactcaATTGGCCATGGGTCGGAGATTTTATCCGATTTAGATCGGTGAAAACTTCGCCCCGACCGAAACCaatgcgcttttccgcgcacGGCCGCTGTCACCGTTCATTAGGCCGCCGGAGTCAAACGAGCATGTAGCGAGCTGGAGCTGGCGGGATGTTGTTgcgtttcttttgcgtttcacTCGCCGCCATCCAACTGGTGTGGGGCTTTGCGACAACTCCCTGATTGTCCGACGATTGAAATgagagcaaataaacaaacgaaaaacagacaGGAAAGCTACATGGTATCATACGAACACATGTCGCACGAAAGCGTATGCATCAGTGAtcaaggcaaataaaaaatcaacatcaacaccGTTTGCATCTGTTCCGTGAAACAAATGACGCGATTTCTAGCTGTTGTAACTAAGTGCACAGAAACAACGTGGGGCCAATCGCTTTGACACCGCGTCGCACGAGAAACAATTGGCTAGGggattgcattttcttttctcgtgaACACCCAACAAATACTCACACATTCGCCAAATAGGTTGAGCACAATatgcgagaaacaaaacacgatTGGGTTTGTCACTCGTgcttaagttttttttcccccatttcacACTCGCAATCGACGTCCAAAGTGCTCCGGCGGCCCGGGTAATTCGTTGCGGGcgatgcatttattttatttcatgcgggcggtggaaaataagtTTCCCGCGATCTTGCCACACGAAGCGGCCCACCCACTTTGGCGCTTTGAAGCCCTCGAAAAATCGCTCTCTTTGTGCGGTGTTGCCTTACACTAGAACACACTCGCTTCGCGCCCATCTATTTCCACTGTGGGAGGGCTGAAATGGGTGGATCGTGTACTACGGACAACACACCGGCGTGcccacacaaccacacgtCACGATGCCGACGGTGAAGACACCTCGATGGCCAACATAATCGGCAGATGACACGCCGTCGAGATGTGAAGGTTAGGCGTGGGTAAGGCGCAATGGTGCAACCCCGTGGAACGCTTTGTGTCGTTGCGCATCTTTTTGTGCCGTTGCATCAGTACACTGAATGGGTGGGAACATCCTTCGGGAGGGCTGGGCACCGCGGTCAGCTGGCAAACAATGTGCTGGCTACCATTTGGCTGAATAAATAGAAGCGCCACTTTTTTGCGCTCAGACTAGAATAGTTGACGGAAATGAAGCAATCCGGGCGTGCGAAAGGAAGCATCGGTCACTCGCAAGAATGggccaaaaacgaaacaatgttAAACAAGCGCATGCTCGTTAAATCCTAAAGTTGTGTATAATATTGTTCTTAGTCTGACGCTTAGTCTCAAGACGCTTTGCCATCATTATCTTCTACACTTAATTGAAGTCGAGTGGCTTTACAAACGAGCTTTCCAGTTCGATCTGCACACTTTTGCTCACTTGACTCTCGGTGAGGTTGTTGATCGTTCGATTATCGAGATATGCATGACAAAAAAGCATATCGCATGCATGATGGGTCGTCCCTGCTAACGAGCTACATGGAGCCTCACTCGTCGGCGATCTGAATCGGAAAAGAAATTATCTACGGGAAGCCAGAAGACTAGTGGTGTGgtgtgcaaaaaagaaaataaatccacacacacacacgagccgCTCACGTAAAGAAACAGGCGCACCGAAATcgacagcaaaaaatacacatacaACGTCTAATGATACCACCACGAGTAGTAATGATATGCCGGCTTAATTATGATCGGCGGGCTATGCACGAGCAGGCGTTTTGCGTTTCTCCAAAGCCGGGTTGGATGAAGAGTCGTTCAAAAAACACCGCTATCGATCTACGGCTTGCAGTCGGCTGCAGTGTTGCGTTGTGCGAAACGCATCTATTTGCATCGCCACTCACCGTTGCAAGGCTACGCTGGATGCGCTTCGTTTGCACGCATCTGTCACATGCAATCGGAGTTCACGATCGGTCGGTTTGCGTTAGCAATCGACGCGGAATCGCGATGAATCTAGGAAGCAGAAAGCATTGCTTCCTGCTTGACGTAAATCCGTCCCGTCGGCGTCTTCTCGCAAGCACCCAACCGGGGAAGGAAAGTTCAAGAAACTTTCCACCTCGTTGAGGACACCGCAGGTGGGAGAGCGCATGGTGCAAGGGTGCGGAGAAACCACGCATAATGGGACGTTCACGTTCAGACCGCGTATGAGAAACCGAACACAGTAATCCCCAGCGCAACaccacgaaaacaaaagcgaaatcgCTAGACGCATTAGGAGTTGATCAGATTTCCCGTGAAACGCGTGAAATCATAATTAGCCGTTCCGTTCTAGCGGCCGGACGGCAAAAGCGAAACTCACGTACACGCGCGGTTAATCACGCACCATGTGCTCACATCGAGGAAGCCGGGCAAACGAAACCCGCACCGGAAACGACGCCACGGTGCAACGATGACACAACAAATTGCCTTTTTCAGTTCCCTTTTGGGTGCGAGGCATTCAATGTGCCAACACGCATGATCCCAGAACTCACACCGAGTGGTAATGAAACGAGGATCGAAACATTAATCAGCCAACGAAACCCACATCGATGCCTCGTTTGAGCGGGCTCAAGCGGTGACGAGGTCGGAACCGGGCGAGCGCGAGAgttgatttgattggattgaaaTTATGGGTAATTTTTGCTCTTGTTTTGTAGCACCAATAATGGGTCAGTGGAACGGTCGGCTCCAGGGATGGACACAAGCGATGAAGCAGGAATCGAAAATGGAATCCCACAGCGACGGTTCGGATTAAAATAATGACTTCCAGCACGATTTttggggttcgtcgctttaagTCTTTTACTCTTGGCTCTTTGAGAAGGTTCACATTTTTGCCCATACCCGGCTAAAGGTGGATAGATGATGTTCTAAATGTAATAAATAAGCATcagtttttaatattttttccaaaaagagagagggagagaacaTAATCGATGTTAATATATTATGTAACTAAATAAATACCATCCTGCAAAGTAAGCTGTTTAGCTTTTAATATAGACTGCTCTATTGTTTCACGcgttgtaatttatttgtatCAGATCAGTAACATTTTCAACTTCAAACAGTTGAGTTTGGTAAAACATATCaatttttgaaatatgttACTTCTAATATGGCAAAAAGTAATCGACAAACGCCCGGTGTGTTACGTCAATCGTGCGCTCAAAAATGCATCCGCGTTGGCCATGCTAGTTTCGAAATTTCCTTGGCACCTGATGGAAGCACTTCAGCATGTCAGCGTAACTGTTGTTTAGCACCCTGAAGAAGCGTTCAGCCACCTAATGCCGCCAATCAGTATGCACCACTCGTTTAAGTCCACCGAAAGTTGGTAAGCTATCAGGGCTGACGGAACGGAAGCTCAcgacaccaaacacacacacagcgaagtaaccaaaaaaaatccaaaccaaaTACCGGTAGCAAAAAGCTCTTCCAGCCACATCTACTGAGCACCCTGGGCGCGATCGAGGCCGGTCAGCCTCCACCACCGATCGGCCGAGTGCGTTTATTCGACGGACATTGATGTGCTAGCAAATTGCTTTCCAATCACGTAGGCCAACCCCTTGGAAAGCCCTTCCCATTTCAGTGGGCCAACCAAGTGAACGTCTCGTGCCGTGCGTTGGACCAGGATGTACGTAATCGGTTGTTCCCGGCGTGCGCCGTGTAACTGTAACCGACCATCGAGTGAGAACGATTACCGTGCCCGACGCCGAATTTCGCACATTATCAGCTGACCGGCCGCACGCGGTGAATGTCCGGTTCACGAACGTATTGgcgattgattgaaaatatgaTTGCCTCAATACAGGCAACGCAAAATTATGGGTCATCTTGGCGCAGTTTTCCCCTCTGCACTCTGCGAAAGGTACCGTTGCTATTTTTGTTGCCAAATTTCGCCAAGCTCGATCCAAAAATCGAGAAAACGAtggataaaacaaaagccaaaacagaagagtaaaaataaaaaccggctTGATGCAACTCACAGCCTTATGTGTGATAACAGCTGGGAACGATCATTTCGGGAATAAGAGGCCACAAGCTGCAGGATTTGGAAGATTTGTATGGTGTTAATGTCTACGTGAGTATGTAAGAAGTGTGTCACTTGTTCTGATGACGTAAAAGTGAGTTAGCAAGTTAACATTTTTgtgtaattgaaattaattatcaatGATTATCGCTACGATTCACCGCCTGATGACGTAAGCTCTACCATGGctttaaaaatcaaatccattaTGAAAAAGACAAGCTATTCAAAGGGAAATACAAAAGActttaagcgacgaaccttacGTTAGGTTCCAAATCATAGAGCATTATGGATACTTTTAAGGTATAtttcaaagaaaaagcaattttGTTAGCGAGCCACATTTGTATTGCTTGATATTGATAAGCAATGGCTGCCTTATGATAGTATGTTCGTTAATTGTTTTCTGTTCACTTGGACTTAGTTTGAAAGTTCGATTAATCTGGGTATGCGATTTAGATGGCACCGGAAACAAAAGACACCTTTCCCATTGCGATCATCTAATATGGAGCTGGGCAGCCACGTAGAAGATCTCCAACAATTGTCCATTGATTTGAGCCACCCATTTCCTCTGGTTTTCTTTCAAATGCGATTCACCGAACGAATAATGCGATAAAATTGTTACATCCGACTGTCCAATGTTTTCCCAGcatgaaacggaaaatgcGTCTACGGAACGTTCATCCCTATTGGGCAGATTATTCCCGGTCTAGTATCACACCGAGTTGAAGTTGAATTGCTTCTAACCATAGCCTTTTCCCACCATTTTCACTCATTCAATGTGCATACGTCACACGGTTTACCAACTGGAGACTTTCAATTTTCGTGCAACACTATTTGGCGCTGGCGATAATCCGGTTCCGAATTTGGCCGATATGGAACCATTGGGACACGTTTTCGTCAACCCCACTAGAAAAAGCTCGCTACCGTCACGGCATGAACAGCGGCACCGTGCCAAACAACAATTGCTCCACCAATCGCCCGCTATAAAACGCAAACGAGTCCGCGCACGAGGCGCCGGAAAATACGGCGGAAATGCCAAACTTGCCATCGTACCTGCGTCTGAGAAAGTGGTGCATGTTTTTCCACACTCAACCAGACCCACCCAATTGCTTTTCCACACAGATAAATACACGGGTCGGATCTGAACGGCTGCGAACCGTCTGGCAAAGTTTCAGGGCTAGGAAGGTCGCCCGATGGTAAATACAAACACGCGCCGTACGAATGATCCACTTTTTACAGCATCAATCAACCGATCGGGGAACCGATCGATCCAGTTTGAGCGCGAAACGAGGTCTGTCCACACGCCCGCCGAAATCGGTTGCCGCGGTCGATCGCATCGATTCGGTGTTGGTGCTGTAAATGGTTGTCGAATGAATTTtaatcgatcgaccgatcgatcggctgCATTCCACATTgggggcgaagaaaaagcggTTGGGGTTTGGTGAATGCGTAAATGGTCGTGGTATAAGTTTTGGTACCACCAATGCAAGTGCTTGATAAAGAGTGTGTTTGCAAAGGACTGCTAGAAATATAAGTTAGAAATAAACGTGAAACAAAGAGAAATTTGTAGTgttaaaaacattttcaatgTGTCCTGAATGGAAGCGTGCAAAATACATAGTTTATATAATCATGCGTGTTATATAACCCATGCATTATTTAGAATTGTCTAGCATACTTTACTTCATTTTGTAGTCCAATAccattaaattaaatacagCTCAACCAAGACTCAGCAAGttgtaaattatatttttcttgatttttttatattttcatcaGCATCGGACCCGTCGCTTTGAATCAGAATTTATTGCTAACACAATTAATTACTTCAAAGCCTTTTAACGAATtgtaaaattgcaaaaacAACGATACGATGAGTATTGCTTAGGGCTTGGCAGTAAAGtaataaaatggaaattaaacaaCATGGAAGCGGTCCATTATTCAGGCTTAGAATACTTACGTTCCAATAGTGATATTTGGAAGACCTACTAGATCAGACAAATTTTAGACCAACCCTATTAAAACGGTGCCATTTCAAAGTTAATAACAGACTAGACATTCACCAGAGCTTAACAAAGCTGTCAGATCTCGATCACGCAGTTTTTGGTCGTAGCCGTATTTGAATCACGGTTAGAAACGAGTGAAATAGTTTGACTAACTGTGCCAAACATAGAGCCTAATAGATCGAGTGCGGGTGCGTAACTTCGATCGTAAGGCGCAACCAACCGATTTCAACACCGCGAACTCACGAACGATCGACGGTGGGGATGATCACACCCTCAGACCAGGCCTCAACGGTTGGAGTGCCGGAgtcgtttgctcgtttggcACGATGAGTCATACGGTGTGTTCCGCAAATAGCCTCCATTTGCCATTCCGTGTGCGTCTCCACAGGCAACCGCTTGCTCTCGAACCGGACGAAAGCCAGTCTGGGTTGAGGGCTGTGAAAGGAACGTCCAAGGGTGGGTTCACGATGGCGCACCGAATGTTTGAGAGGTTCACACCTGGGGGGATTTGTTCGCTACAGCACAGTAGCAGCCAGTTTTGCCATGCTTTGTATGTggtacttgttttttttttgtttgctctgtcAACTCCGGTTTCGGCTAAATCAAAACTCACTCCTATGGAGGAGAAGCCGAACACCTTGCACTGTGTTCGGAAACCTCCAAAACAGACTCAACCACATGCCAACAGCCTGCTGCTCAGAGACCATGCTGGCCCCATGTCTGTCCGTGTCTGACATCACGATTGCTGTGCAAACAGCTCTCCAACGGTTCCACGCCTGATCGCCTATGCTAATCTGGTTGACATTGAACAGCGGCACCGAAATACCACCTCCGGTTTGGTCCACGGTGTGGCTGACATTTTCGCCCATTGCGTAAGTCATCTAAAATTCCACAAATTCCACGCGCCAAtgaggtttcgtttttcgggtGTCCGTAGTTCGTTTTGGAGCTAAAGAATAGCTTGGTAGCTAGCGAATCGAATTAAATTAACGACAATGCTTTTAcaagaatgaaaaatgtgaGCCTTCATATAAGAACTAAGCTGTTGCTGTAAGCCTCACAAAATATATGCAACTACCAAAACATACCATCAATTGGGGAGCAAAGGCAGTACTGGTCTTGAGACTGGAATGCAGAACTTCAAGTGGAGTGTCAATTGGCTCGACTTAGTGGCATTGGAGGTGTCATGGTTCGTTGCACTGGAACCAAAAACGGAACTGGCTATGAAATTCCGGCCGAAGCTGCGCAGGCAGTCGGTTCCGGTCGATTGTGCCGCGGGTGTAAATCGCACCCGAGATGGTCAAATGTCAAGGATACGCGGTACGGAAACAACCGTTGCAAcgtacgatcgatcggtgcgctTCCGCTTGGAGAGGCAGTTGCGTTTGATCGCGTCTCTTCTTGAATGCGTATCGTAGGAGGATGTTTTGGAAGGCATGGAAATCGAAGCAAATACGTATTTGACGAGGTAGATGTAGACAGCTATTGTCATAACCAATAATATTATATTTAATAATGCGATCATCCATCATTAGtaaacataaatcataaagcatatttttcttaCATAACGTTTTGAGAGACTCGCGTTCATTCCCGCGGGTTCTACGGggtttataaaataaaaaaattatttcgtTAATTACTTCCATCGAGACAGTACCCCTCCTTGATTCGTGTACGATCACGGCGCCTAATAAGTGAACATAACAACCTCGGCGTTCAAGATCGATCGCTTAGCGCTGTGGAAAACACGAGTAGCAGAATGTACACGAGCCACTAACCACATGGTACGCAGCCATCCAAACGCCACGCCGTGGCCGTTCTATGCTACTCCCGCCGATGGCCACTTCTCCAGCGAGTGGTCTAACGGATCGATGTCTATGCCTGCCATGCCGGGGAAAAGCACACCCGGAAAGCAGCGATATAGCGGGATGGCGTTGTGTTCTCATGCAGAACGAACGCGAATTACCGTCGCCCCTGCGATTAAGGCTGAGGCGAATCCATTCTTCCCCCAAATCCCCTTGAAACGGTCGCGAAAGCGATACATATACATGAAGCGGGTGGATTTGGCTTACATGATCCTTGCAGAAGGTGAATAACATATCTCCAATCAAACCAGCCAAATGGGAAGTGCATTCGTTGCCGTTTGCTGCAGAAAATGGTAGAAGCCCGTGTCCGTGGCAAACGTTGAAGAACGTCCGCCATGCCGCTCGTCTGCGTTTCTTCACGGCACTGAAGAGTATGAATAATTGATGAGCCAACCATAGCTCATCCAAAGGAATAGaggccaaaaaaaagcggttGCTTTacgcaaacgtcaaacgtttGCTTGTGTGATGATACATGGAGATGATGTCATTCGAATTTAGTAGATCTTTTGAGCCAAAGCAACGACGCTTTGGGGGCTCGTATTTTGAAATCACAGATCTATACCGACCTGGCCCGCAAGAGATAGAAGTCAAAAGCGAATCCAGTAAGCCGTTCTTAAAGCTCACAATTGCTAGGTGCGTCTAGAAGATCGCTGATCTCGCGCATATTGCCACGCCCTGCACCATGGAAAGATGAGAGCTCGATGGAGAAACCCTCGATCACGCCGTACACACAGCAAGGTGCTGCGGATTAGCCTGACACCTTTACGCTTCATTTCATATTCATACCGCGTATCGGTGCTATACGCAGCTCTCGATCAGACACGGAGCAGGACCACAACCAGCAACGGGGTTCCTATTTTCACCGGCCGCCGTTACGGAGAACCGTTTGGTAGCGATCGTGTTTTTGGAAGGCATAGAAAATACTTTCGATGAAAGATTCCCCAGTCACTGGGTCTTTGTTTAAAAACAGCCTCTTCAGGTTGTTTGGATCTTGGAGCTTACGAGATCTTCCGCCTTCAAGATTGAACGCTGTAGATAAAACACCCGCACTTTATCTGTGTCCTCACTCACCGTGTTTCAGCGCGCGCAGGAATATTCAATTCAGTGGCTCGTTCACGATCGGTGATACGGTTTAAGGGTGGAGAATGATTTCGATACGTTTTCGGTACGCACCTCCTATCCGTTAAACGtggctttgtgttttttttttggttgtcgCTTGTTGAGCCGTAAACAATCTCCACTGGCCAGTTTAACTCGATGCTTTGGTGACGCTGGTAAGATGACGCAAACGATCACGGCGCAATGGAATCACAGCACACGTACATTGAACACGCGGTATGTTTCGATTTGTGGGGGATTTTGCTGAAGAATGTGACGAACCGCAATAAATCAACCGATACAAGAAACTCTCTCAAAGGCAGCTACGTGCCGTGCTATTACTAGCATCCCTGGGCACACGTGCGATTATTGCTTCTtggacacactcacacatacaccggcGAGCAGTTGGCGCGGTTCACCCACAATGCACGATCAGCTGCATCGACTGTGGGTGGTATAGGCTtaagaaaaaatgcaccacttCCACGCACCCAACACAACAAACGGCCACGATCGCACGTACTTCATCAATGCTGTTATGCCGAGAGAAAAACGGTCCGCGCCGGTATGCTCGTTTCGGTTCGCTGAATGtagtatgctttttttgtttagttgtTGACTACAATTTTGCCTCTCGAAATCGTAGTGGTAGTTCGTAGTGATCGAGCGAAAGGCGCACCGCGAACGACCGAACAGAGCGACGGTAAGACTGCAACTGATCTCACGTGCTCAAACGAGAAACCGTCTCGATCGTGAAGAGATGGAGAGCAAACGCGTGCATCGCGGAGAATTCGTTCACGTTGGTGAGCGGAAAGCTTCAATGAAAGCTCTTGTGATCTTGTCTTTAAGATCTGTGTAGTATCGTGTGATCTGGGGATGCTCGAATCTGGATTGTGATATTCATTATGTAGAATATTCATTGAGGACGTTGCTTGACCGACTGAAAATCCCAAAAAACGTAATAATATATACCATTCACGAACTTCACCTTTTGGTTGTTTTCACACGGGTTCCACTCAAATCACATCTATGTTTTTAGAAAAATTTAAAGATAAAGGTTtctgaaaaaataaaaaaactaactattttgaaatataaaatataaatctaAAACTTTCTTGATAAAAGTTATGGAACATATTTAAAAGTTTACTAATCCGATGCCACAATCAGTTGATAGACCTGTTTCAAGAGAAACCAAAAGTGCTCAAATTGGAACCCCATTGTATTACTTCAGTttaattgttttgcttttatcttGATGTATTCATGGAAGCAAAGTTGTATAAAATGCACAAATATGTTTCAGTTCATTTGTACAAAACATCACAAATAGGCTGGAGTTCACACGGTTGTAGTAGAATACCCCCTTGAGATAAAGTGCAATTTTGTGTGTAAAACCCCTGCATGTATGCAATTTTAAGACAAACATAAAATGGGATATTCGCCGCTGAAGGAATGCAATTGCTAAAAATATACTGTAAATATATCTACTAAGGCACTTGATTCGGATATATATAAATCTGAACTATTATTGTTGCAAGTATTTATTTGGAACTCAGTTCCAAGATCATACAAATCCTAGTCACAACATGAAGCATGCTCGAGGATGAGAATGAAAACTCCATTTATCCCGAAGCTTGAGCCACAGCGCTACCGAGAGTGTTGGCCAGCTGAGTAAGAGTGGACTGCAGTGGAACCAAAGCTGGTACATTCAATGCACTCAGCTTGCTGACAGTCGAAGTAAGAATATTCTGGACGCTGCCAAGAATTGGCACTTGCGTAGCTAGGGAACCAGCATCGGCAACTGCGAGGGAAATTTGATTCATAGCAGTGGTCAGTAATCCATTGACTGTCGTGAGTACTCCTTGCGGAACGGTTACGAGCGATGCCAAACTGTTGAGGACTCCATAGAGCAGAGACAGTGCGTTCGTAACCACGGTTGAGAGCGTAGTTTGGGCGGCTGATCCTGCGGAAGCGACAATATTGTTCAACAGCTGCGTGATTTGGGAGACTAAGCTGTAAACGGTCTGAGACAGCGTTGAAAACACTCCGGAAAACAACTGAGGTGCAGAGTGAGTAACCTGTAAGAAATAGTATTGTAGAGTAAGTCTAACAATAGCAAAATCATTGTTCCCAACTGTATGTATGCCAACTTACCGCCACAAAGCCGAGGACAACAGCTAGAACGTACagagttttcattttcacaaacGAACGAGTTCCAATGGACTTTTGACGGTCTATCGACTAACAGGTGAAGTATGATAAACTCGCAAGCCACAGCAATGGCTTTTATACTTGCAAACTACACGTTGTACTGTACTCATTTCGCCAAGAACAATCGATCGACTGTCTGGAACGTTTTTATGCGCCCGTCTGATAAATTTCACGAAAGCTGCGCCATGTAGACGAAGTGACGTTATATCTGACGAAAAAGCTACTGATAACAATATGCATTTTGTTATGAATAGAAGCTGCAAAATT encodes:
- the LOC128724023 gene encoding uncharacterized protein LOC128724023, translating into MKTLYVLAVVLGFVAVTHSAPQLFSGVFSTLSQTVYSLVSQITQLLNNIVASAGSAAQTTLSTVVTNALSLLYGVLNSLASLVTVPQGVLTTVNGLLTTAMNQISLAVADAGSLATQVPILGSVQNILTSTVSKLSALNVPALVPLQSTLTQLANTLGSAVAQASG